One window from the genome of Dyella sp. A6 encodes:
- a CDS encoding response regulator, which yields MPLTRSEPEAVPRPHLLVVEDEEEIRALIERYFGNHGFRVSTAADGMVMRETIRREHVDLVLLDLGLPHEDGFELCRYLREHWHGAIIMVTGRSESVDRVVGLELGADDYVTKPFDLRELLARVRSVMRRVLPATTEADAVPHETWLVFAGFRLNPRTRVLLDAQGVEVALTSGEHELLQVLLNHPNRVLSRDQLMGYTHGRDAGPYDRAIDVQIGRLRRKIEHDPAHPQLIKSVRGAGYLFTPQVQRR from the coding sequence ATGCCACTGACTCGTTCCGAACCGGAGGCTGTGCCGCGTCCTCACCTGCTGGTGGTCGAGGACGAAGAGGAAATCCGGGCTCTGATCGAGCGCTACTTCGGCAATCACGGCTTCCGCGTGAGCACGGCAGCGGATGGCATGGTCATGCGCGAAACCATCCGTCGAGAACATGTCGACCTGGTCCTGCTGGACCTGGGCCTGCCGCATGAGGATGGCTTCGAGCTGTGCCGCTATCTGCGCGAGCACTGGCATGGCGCGATCATCATGGTGACTGGCCGCAGCGAGTCGGTGGACCGGGTGGTCGGGCTGGAGCTTGGCGCCGATGACTATGTGACCAAGCCGTTCGATCTGCGCGAACTGCTGGCGCGCGTGCGCAGCGTGATGCGACGCGTGTTGCCGGCGACAACGGAAGCGGATGCCGTCCCGCACGAGACATGGCTGGTGTTCGCGGGCTTCCGCCTGAATCCGCGCACGCGGGTGCTGCTCGATGCGCAGGGTGTCGAAGTGGCGCTCACCAGCGGCGAGCATGAGCTGCTCCAGGTGCTGCTGAATCACCCGAACCGGGTGCTGTCGCGCGACCAGCTGATGGGTTACACACACGGCCGGGATGCCGGCCCCTACGACCGTGCCATCGACGTGCAGATCGGGCGTCTGCGCCGCAAGATCGAGCATGATCCGGCTCATCCGCAACTGATCAAGTCGGTGCGTGGCGCGGGTTACCTGTTCACGCCACAGGTGCAGCGTCGATGA
- a CDS encoding PAS domain S-box protein translates to MNPGMREASMFREWFDVAPDAMIAVDAGGMIVRANPQAVQMFGHALDVLHGASIELLIPERVRAVHGRHVAEYAQSPRIRPMGSGQELVGLRRDGSEFPVEVALSPIHTPDGPLYVASIRDISESQRARLALVRARYDRMMIRVGQLMLGASSLEAVLGDVPELICDALDMAAVAFAFQGASHERMRVHAAHGLPHGLLDDVLAVLPVDAGVPSTVLDLTAQAAAQGGAWQALANTGFAEMAVVPLPGAEPAAGLLLVLSPMARGFNHDIRYALQSLAMTLASAMRRMRSEERLSHAQRLEAIGQLTGGIAHDFNNLLTVISGNLQILEEEIGDDTPWRDIIQSAMRAVGRGSDLTRKLLAFARRQQLSPQRCELDVLLGDLGAMLRRTLGDAIDLQTYCPDGLPAVFVDPGQLDAALVNLAINARDAMPRGGRLNISAGLRHELAPESTDASGVHDYVVLTVRDTGLGMSPDVLARALEPFYTTKDHGKGTGLGLSMVYGFVKQSGGHLSIDSRLGYGTCVELHLPAIRGSAAVPEPRVTTESASARNKATVLVVEDETDVRQVALRFVQSMGHVTLAAANADEALVLLNGPQGGAVDLVFSDVMLGNGMNGVELAREVHRLRPGLPVLLTSGDERSLQERGDATGFDFLRKPYRREALSAALRKLLDAR, encoded by the coding sequence ATGAACCCGGGCATGCGCGAGGCGTCCATGTTCCGCGAATGGTTCGATGTGGCCCCCGACGCGATGATCGCGGTCGACGCCGGCGGCATGATCGTGCGTGCGAACCCGCAGGCCGTGCAGATGTTCGGCCATGCGCTGGATGTGTTGCACGGCGCGTCGATCGAATTGCTGATTCCCGAGCGGGTGCGCGCTGTGCATGGCCGGCACGTGGCCGAGTATGCGCAGAGCCCGCGCATCCGGCCGATGGGCAGCGGGCAGGAACTGGTCGGCCTGCGTCGGGACGGCAGCGAATTTCCGGTCGAGGTAGCGCTGAGCCCGATCCATACTCCGGATGGACCGCTGTACGTGGCCTCGATCCGGGATATTTCGGAAAGCCAACGCGCGCGGCTGGCGCTGGTGCGTGCACGCTACGACCGCATGATGATCCGTGTCGGCCAGCTGATGCTGGGCGCCTCCAGCCTGGAAGCCGTGCTTGGCGACGTGCCTGAACTGATCTGCGATGCGCTGGACATGGCGGCGGTGGCGTTCGCCTTCCAGGGCGCGTCGCATGAGCGCATGCGTGTGCATGCGGCACATGGTCTTCCGCATGGCCTGCTCGACGATGTGCTGGCCGTGCTCCCGGTGGACGCGGGGGTGCCGTCGACCGTGCTTGATCTAACGGCGCAGGCTGCGGCACAGGGCGGAGCCTGGCAGGCGCTTGCCAATACGGGCTTTGCCGAGATGGCGGTGGTTCCGCTGCCCGGGGCCGAACCTGCCGCCGGCCTGTTGCTGGTGCTGTCGCCGATGGCACGCGGTTTCAACCACGACATCCGCTATGCCCTGCAGAGCCTGGCGATGACCCTGGCCAGCGCGATGCGGCGCATGCGCAGCGAAGAACGTCTTTCGCATGCGCAGCGGCTGGAAGCCATCGGCCAGCTGACCGGTGGTATCGCGCACGATTTCAACAATCTGCTGACCGTGATCTCGGGCAACCTGCAGATCCTGGAGGAAGAGATCGGCGATGACACGCCCTGGCGCGACATCATCCAGAGTGCGATGCGCGCGGTCGGCCGCGGCAGCGACCTGACCCGCAAACTGCTGGCCTTCGCACGGCGGCAGCAACTGTCGCCACAGCGCTGCGAACTGGATGTGCTGCTGGGCGATCTCGGCGCGATGCTGCGGCGTACGCTTGGCGATGCGATCGACCTGCAGACCTATTGTCCCGACGGCCTGCCCGCCGTGTTCGTCGACCCGGGCCAACTTGATGCGGCGCTGGTGAACCTGGCGATCAACGCCCGCGATGCGATGCCGCGCGGTGGTCGGCTGAACATCAGTGCTGGGCTGCGCCATGAACTGGCACCGGAGTCAACCGACGCGTCGGGTGTCCACGACTACGTGGTGCTGACTGTGCGCGACACCGGTCTGGGCATGTCCCCCGATGTGCTGGCCCGCGCGCTGGAGCCGTTCTACACGACCAAGGATCACGGCAAGGGCACCGGGCTCGGACTGAGCATGGTGTACGGTTTCGTGAAACAGTCCGGCGGTCATTTGTCGATCGACAGCCGGCTGGGCTACGGCACCTGCGTCGAGCTGCACCTGCCGGCAATACGCGGCAGCGCGGCGGTGCCGGAGCCGCGGGTGACAACCGAGAGCGCCAGTGCACGCAACAAGGCGACCGTGCTGGTGGTCGAGGATGAAACCGATGTGCGCCAGGTGGCGTTGCGCTTCGTGCAGTCGATGGGCCATGTCACCCTGGCCGCGGCCAACGCGGACGAGGCACTGGTGCTGCTCAACGGGCCGCAGGGCGGCGCGGTGGATCTGGTGTTCAGTGACGTGATGCTGGGCAACGGCATGAATGGCGTCGAGCTGGCACGCGAGGTGCACCGCTTGCGACCGGGCCTGCCGGTGCTACTCACTTCGGGCGACGAGCGCTCCCTGCAGGAACGTGGTGATGCCACCGGCTTCGACTTCCTGCGCAAGCCGTACCGTCGCGAGGCGCTATCGGCGGCGCTGCGGAAGCTGCTCGACGCGCGGTGA